From Bacillus alveayuensis, the proteins below share one genomic window:
- a CDS encoding hypothetical protein (product_source=Hypo-rule applied) has product MKYKTYKATNLTYLKTAGGSYVYKHEVAC; this is encoded by the coding sequence ATGAAATATAAAACATACAAAGCAACAAATTTAACATACCTTAAAACTGCTGGGGGCTCATACGTGTATAAGCATGAAGTTGCTTGCTGA